Proteins found in one Amycolatopsis aidingensis genomic segment:
- the cobO gene encoding cob(I)yrinic acid a,c-diamide adenosyltransferase yields the protein MPKGKPEVVPDDGLTTRQRRNRPLLAVHTGAMKGKSTAAFGMALRAWNQGWSIGVFQFVKSAKWRIGEQAALQALGELHASTGQGGPVEWHKMGEGWSWSRKKGTEDDHAANAREGWAEIRRRLAEQAHDFYVLDEFTYPLHWGWLDVAEVVTALRERPGRQHVVITGRNAPAELLEAADLVAEMTKVKHPMDTGQKGQRGIEW from the coding sequence ATGCCGAAGGGAAAACCGGAGGTCGTTCCGGACGACGGCCTCACCACCCGGCAACGCCGCAACCGGCCGCTGCTGGCCGTGCACACCGGCGCGATGAAGGGCAAGTCCACCGCGGCCTTCGGGATGGCCCTGCGGGCGTGGAACCAGGGCTGGTCCATCGGGGTGTTCCAGTTCGTGAAGTCCGCGAAGTGGCGGATCGGCGAGCAGGCCGCCCTGCAGGCCCTCGGCGAGCTGCATGCCAGTACCGGGCAGGGCGGACCGGTGGAGTGGCACAAGATGGGCGAGGGCTGGAGCTGGTCCAGGAAGAAGGGCACCGAGGACGATCACGCCGCGAACGCCCGCGAGGGCTGGGCGGAGATCCGCCGCAGGCTGGCCGAGCAGGCACACGACTTCTACGTGCTGGACGAGTTCACCTACCCGCTGCACTGGGGCTGGCTGGACGTGGCCGAGGTGGTGACCGCGCTGCGCGAGCGTCCCGGCAGGCAGCACGTGGTGATCACCGGCCGCAACGCCCCGGCCGAGCTGCTGGAGGCCGCCGACCTGGTCGCCGAGATGACCAAGGTCAAGCACCCGATGGATACCGGCCAAAAAGGCCAGCGAGGTATCGAGTGGTGA
- a CDS encoding homoserine dehydrogenase, translated as MSTHGTEAPRPIRVALLGCGTVGGEVVRLLTEQGDELAARIGAPIELAGIAVRRPDKHPELPPQLLTADPAKLIESDVDVVVELIGGIEPVRDWLLSALHKGKSVVTANKALLAECSGELSEAADSAGADLYFEAAVAGAIPLLRPLRESLAGDRITRVMGIVNGTTNYILSAMDSTGAGYAETLDEASRLGYAEADPTADVDGYDAASKAAILASLAFHSRVTVADVHREGIAGVSASDIIAAQKIGRTVKLLAICERVTAEDGSESVSARVHPVMIPRTHQLAGVGGAFNAVYVEADAAGELMFYGQGAGGAPTASAVLGDLVAVARNRVLAGRGPRESAHAALPVRPMGQTPTRYHISLDVADRAGVLAQVAQVFAVHDVSIAAVRQRDRLSTASLVIVTHSAPDFALQSTVDEISRLDVVREVVSVMRVEGEDS; from the coding sequence GTGAGCACCCACGGCACCGAAGCACCGCGTCCCATCCGGGTCGCCCTGCTCGGCTGCGGCACGGTCGGCGGGGAGGTCGTCCGCCTGCTCACCGAGCAGGGCGACGAACTCGCCGCGCGGATCGGCGCTCCGATCGAGCTCGCCGGGATCGCGGTACGGAGGCCGGACAAGCACCCCGAGCTGCCGCCGCAGCTGCTCACCGCCGACCCCGCGAAGCTCATCGAGTCCGATGTGGACGTCGTCGTCGAGCTGATCGGTGGGATCGAGCCGGTGCGCGACTGGCTGCTTTCCGCGCTGCACAAGGGAAAGTCCGTGGTCACCGCGAACAAGGCGTTGCTGGCGGAATGCTCGGGCGAGCTTTCCGAGGCCGCCGACTCCGCCGGTGCGGACCTGTACTTCGAGGCGGCCGTCGCGGGGGCGATCCCGCTGCTGCGCCCGCTGCGGGAATCCCTCGCCGGTGACCGGATCACCAGGGTCATGGGGATCGTCAACGGCACCACCAACTACATCCTGTCCGCAATGGACTCCACCGGCGCCGGCTATGCCGAGACCCTGGACGAGGCGAGCAGGCTCGGCTACGCGGAGGCCGATCCGACCGCGGATGTGGACGGCTACGACGCCGCGTCCAAGGCCGCGATCCTCGCCTCGCTGGCCTTCCACAGCAGGGTCACCGTCGCCGACGTGCACCGCGAGGGCATCGCCGGGGTGAGTGCCTCGGACATCATCGCCGCGCAGAAGATCGGGCGCACGGTCAAGCTGCTGGCGATCTGCGAGCGGGTCACCGCCGAGGACGGGAGCGAGTCGGTCTCCGCGCGGGTACACCCGGTGATGATCCCGCGCACGCACCAGCTCGCCGGGGTCGGCGGGGCGTTCAACGCGGTGTACGTGGAGGCCGATGCGGCGGGCGAGCTGATGTTCTACGGCCAGGGCGCCGGTGGCGCGCCGACGGCCAGCGCCGTGCTCGGCGACCTGGTCGCGGTGGCCCGCAACCGCGTGCTCGCCGGGCGGGGCCCGCGCGAGTCGGCGCATGCGGCGCTCCCGGTCCGGCCGATGGGGCAGACCCCGACCCGGTACCACATCAGCCTGGACGTCGCCGATCGCGCCGGGGTGCTGGCCCAGGTGGCGCAGGTGTTCGCCGTGCACGACGTCAGCATCGCCGCGGTACGGCAGCGGGACCGGCTCTCCACCGCGAGCCTGGTCATCGTGACCCACTCGGCACCTGACTTCGCGCTTCAGTCTACTGTGGACGAGATCAGCAGGCTGGACGTCGTGCGTGAGGTGGTCAGCGTGATGCGGGTGGAGGGCGAGGACTCGTGA
- the cobC gene encoding Rv2231c family pyridoxal phosphate-dependent protein CobC — protein sequence MDFDLQHHGDRDLGEGLVDLAVNVRLPAPPEWLRRELAAGLAGLAAYPDTAEATKAIAARHGRAAEEVLPTAGAAEAFTLLAAALRPRHAAVVHPQFTEPEAALRAAGHPVHRVHLSHAEGFRLVPGAVPEEADLVFLGNPTNPTSVLHPAGAVRALCRPGRIVVVDEAFLDAVPGEPETLATERLPGVVVLRSLTKTWGLAGLRAGYLLAEPEVVACLRAVQPPWSVSSLAAVAMVACSSPAAVAEAGALAATAERDRELLVAGLTELGITVADLPRAPFVLIRVPDGERVRLALRRAGYALRRGDTFPGLGPDWLRIAVRDPVTTRAFLTTLSRLL from the coding sequence ATGGACTTTGATCTCCAGCACCACGGGGACCGCGACCTCGGCGAGGGGCTCGTCGATCTCGCGGTGAACGTCCGGCTGCCCGCCCCACCGGAATGGCTGCGCCGGGAACTGGCCGCCGGACTCGCCGGGCTCGCCGCCTACCCGGACACCGCGGAGGCGACCAAGGCGATCGCGGCCCGGCACGGCAGGGCCGCCGAGGAGGTGCTGCCGACGGCGGGGGCCGCCGAGGCGTTCACGCTGCTGGCCGCCGCGTTGCGGCCCCGCCACGCGGCCGTGGTGCATCCACAGTTCACCGAGCCCGAGGCCGCCCTGCGCGCCGCTGGTCACCCGGTGCACCGGGTGCACCTCTCCCATGCCGAGGGCTTCCGGCTGGTGCCCGGAGCCGTGCCGGAGGAGGCCGACCTCGTCTTCCTCGGCAACCCCACCAACCCGACCTCGGTGCTGCACCCGGCAGGGGCGGTGCGGGCACTGTGCCGTCCCGGCCGGATCGTGGTGGTGGACGAGGCCTTCCTGGACGCCGTGCCGGGCGAACCGGAAACCCTGGCCACCGAGCGGCTGCCCGGGGTCGTCGTACTACGCAGCCTGACCAAGACCTGGGGCCTGGCCGGGTTGCGTGCCGGATACCTGCTCGCCGAGCCGGAGGTCGTCGCCTGCCTGCGCGCCGTGCAGCCGCCGTGGTCGGTGTCCAGCCTGGCGGCCGTGGCGATGGTGGCCTGTAGCAGCCCGGCCGCCGTCGCCGAGGCCGGGGCCCTCGCCGCCACCGCGGAGCGGGACCGGGAGCTGCTGGTGGCCGGGCTGACCGAGCTGGGGATCACCGTGGCCGACCTGCCACGGGCGCCGTTCGTGCTGATCCGGGTGCCCGACGGCGAGCGGGTCCGGCTGGCGCTGCGCCGCGCGGGCTACGCGCTCCGCCGGGGCGACACCTTCCCCGGCCTCGGCCCCGACTGGCTACGTATCGCCGTCCGCGACCCGGTCACCACCCGCGCCTTCCTCACCACGCTGAGCCGCCTGCTGTGA
- a CDS encoding cobyrinate a,c-diamide synthase → MVIAAPASGHGKTTVAAGLMAALSSRGLTVSGHKVGPDFIDPSYHALATGLPARNLDPFLQGEDRVVPLLLHGARTADLAVIEGVMGMFDGALGTEGYASTAHLARLVDAPVVLVVDAGAASRSVAAVVHGFAHYDPRVRLAGVILNKLGSQRHEDEIREALSPTGIPVLGALRRTEHIHAPSRHLGLVPVAERVDEARRFLPRLASWVAEGVDLAAVERVARTAPPLHGTPWEPAAEVTRAGRGAVVAAAAGQAFTFRYTETVELLAAAGVEVVDVDPLHAEALPDGCAGLYFGGGFPEVHADELAANAALRQEVAAAVRRGMPVVAECAGLLYLCRELDGLPMVGALEATARMTQRGALGYRRATAEADNLVATAGQRVTGHEFHRTELNPGSGPDPAWHWEGRREGFASPSLHASYLHVHWAGYPGLAQRFAAKVHDGL, encoded by the coding sequence ATCGTGATCGCCGCGCCGGCATCAGGGCACGGCAAGACCACCGTGGCCGCCGGGCTGATGGCGGCGCTGAGTTCCCGCGGGCTCACGGTGTCCGGGCACAAGGTCGGCCCGGACTTCATCGATCCCAGCTACCACGCGCTGGCCACCGGGCTACCCGCGCGCAACCTCGATCCGTTCCTGCAGGGCGAGGACCGGGTGGTCCCGCTGCTGCTGCACGGCGCCCGCACGGCCGACCTCGCCGTGATCGAGGGCGTGATGGGCATGTTCGACGGCGCGCTCGGCACCGAGGGCTACGCCTCCACAGCGCACCTGGCGCGGCTGGTGGACGCCCCGGTGGTGCTGGTGGTGGACGCGGGCGCGGCCAGCCGCAGCGTGGCCGCGGTGGTGCACGGCTTCGCGCACTACGACCCGAGGGTGCGGCTGGCCGGGGTGATCCTGAACAAACTGGGCTCGCAACGGCACGAGGACGAGATCCGGGAGGCGCTGAGCCCGACCGGGATCCCGGTGCTGGGGGCGCTGCGCCGCACCGAGCACATCCACGCGCCGAGCAGGCACCTCGGCCTGGTCCCGGTGGCCGAGCGGGTGGACGAGGCGCGGCGGTTCCTGCCCCGGCTGGCCTCCTGGGTCGCCGAGGGCGTCGATCTGGCCGCGGTGGAACGGGTGGCCAGGACGGCGCCGCCGCTGCACGGCACACCCTGGGAGCCGGCCGCCGAGGTCACCCGCGCCGGCCGGGGCGCGGTGGTGGCCGCGGCCGCGGGCCAGGCCTTCACCTTCCGCTACACCGAAACCGTGGAGCTGCTGGCCGCCGCGGGGGTCGAGGTGGTGGACGTGGACCCGCTGCATGCCGAGGCCCTTCCGGACGGCTGCGCCGGGCTGTACTTCGGCGGCGGCTTCCCCGAGGTGCACGCGGACGAGCTGGCGGCGAACGCGGCGCTGCGGCAGGAGGTGGCCGCGGCCGTGCGGCGGGGCATGCCGGTGGTCGCCGAGTGCGCGGGACTGCTCTACCTGTGCCGCGAGCTGGACGGCCTGCCCATGGTGGGCGCGCTGGAGGCCACCGCGCGGATGACCCAGCGCGGCGCACTGGGATATCGCCGGGCCACGGCGGAGGCGGACAACCTGGTGGCTACCGCGGGGCAGCGGGTGACCGGGCACGAGTTCCACCGCACCGAGCTGAATCCCGGCAGTGGCCCGGATCCGGCGTGGCACTGGGAGGGACGCCGGGAGGGCTTCGCATCGCCGAGCCTGCATGCCTCCTACCTGCATGTGCACTGGGCCGGCTATCCAGGGCTCGCGCAACGTTTCGCCGCGAAGGTCCACGATGGACTTTGA
- a CDS encoding DUF3105 domain-containing protein, whose protein sequence is MSSGKKKGNAKKQPVKAARGSVVAKKHTPWGTIIAVIAIVLLAGSVFAYYWVESADKRAQADREEAAEAFTPSAQNPDPSTEIPGIKVEQYEGSRHILPTERVAYDQSPPFGGPHDGFWAACTGIVYPEAVRTENMVHSLEHGAVWIAYNPDQVTGEDLDKLELRVEGKPYMMMSPYPGLDQPISLQSWGHQLKLDSVDDERIEQFITALRLNQNTYPEIGASCDALGPGQFDPDNPPPFNPEPPGPDAKPMDYQGSEGATPEDMGGSPGQGQAPTQPSEG, encoded by the coding sequence ATGTCAAGCGGCAAGAAGAAGGGCAACGCGAAGAAGCAGCCCGTCAAGGCGGCCCGTGGTTCGGTGGTCGCGAAGAAGCACACCCCGTGGGGAACGATCATCGCGGTGATCGCGATCGTCCTGCTGGCGGGCAGCGTGTTCGCGTACTACTGGGTGGAGTCCGCGGACAAGCGGGCGCAGGCCGACCGGGAGGAGGCGGCGGAGGCCTTCACCCCCTCCGCGCAGAACCCGGACCCCTCCACCGAGATTCCCGGAATCAAGGTCGAGCAGTACGAGGGCAGCAGGCACATCCTGCCGACCGAGCGGGTGGCGTACGATCAGAGCCCGCCCTTCGGCGGTCCGCATGACGGCTTCTGGGCCGCCTGCACCGGGATCGTGTATCCGGAGGCGGTGCGCACCGAGAACATGGTGCACTCGCTGGAGCACGGCGCGGTGTGGATCGCCTACAACCCGGACCAGGTCACCGGCGAGGACCTGGACAAGCTCGAGCTGCGGGTCGAGGGCAAGCCGTACATGATGATGTCCCCCTATCCCGGGCTCGACCAGCCGATCTCCCTGCAGTCCTGGGGGCACCAGCTGAAGCTGGACAGCGTCGACGACGAGCGGATCGAGCAGTTCATCACCGCGCTGCGGCTGAACCAGAACACCTACCCGGAGATCGGCGCCTCCTGCGACGCGCTCGGGCCGGGGCAGTTCGACCCCGACAACCCGCCGCCGTTCAACCCCGAGCCGCCGGGCCCGGACGCCAAGCCGATGGACTACCAGGGCTCCGAGGGAGCGACCCCGGAGGACATGGGCGGCAGCCCCGGCCAGGGCCAGGCCCCGACCCAGCCTTCGGAGGGCTGA
- the thrC gene encoding threonine synthase, with product MTDRKAGWPGIIAAYAERVPIPDGAKVVTLGEGNTPLLRAGHLSGVTGCEVYLKVEGANPTGSFKDRGMTVAITHALASGLQAVICASTGNTSASASAYAARAGLASAVLVPQGKIALGKMAQAVLHGARILQVDGNFDDCLELARKTAADYPVTLVNSVNPVRLIGQKTAAWEICDVLGRAPDIHCLPVGNAGNITAYWAGYAEYAADGMVETTPRMFGFQAAGAAPLVHGEPVSTPETVATAIRVGSPASWEPAVRARNASGGLFAAVTDEDILAAYRLLAAREGVFVEPASATSVAGLLATAADGRLPTGSTVVCTVTGHGLKDPGTALEGNVEVEPLAVDPRAVAAALELS from the coding sequence GTGACCGACCGCAAGGCCGGCTGGCCGGGCATCATCGCGGCCTACGCCGAGCGGGTCCCGATCCCGGACGGCGCGAAGGTCGTCACCCTCGGCGAGGGCAACACGCCGCTGCTGCGCGCGGGCCACCTTTCCGGGGTCACCGGGTGCGAGGTGTACCTGAAGGTCGAGGGCGCCAACCCCACCGGTTCGTTCAAGGACAGGGGGATGACCGTCGCGATCACCCACGCGCTGGCCAGCGGGCTGCAGGCGGTGATCTGCGCGTCCACAGGCAACACCTCGGCCTCGGCTTCGGCCTATGCCGCGCGCGCCGGGCTGGCCAGTGCGGTACTGGTGCCGCAGGGCAAGATCGCGCTGGGGAAGATGGCGCAGGCGGTGCTGCACGGCGCGCGCATCCTGCAGGTCGACGGCAACTTCGACGACTGCCTGGAGCTGGCCCGCAAGACCGCGGCCGACTACCCGGTGACGCTGGTCAACTCGGTGAACCCGGTGCGCCTGATCGGGCAGAAGACGGCGGCCTGGGAAATCTGTGACGTGCTCGGGCGGGCCCCGGACATCCACTGCCTTCCGGTCGGCAACGCAGGGAACATCACCGCCTACTGGGCGGGCTACGCCGAGTACGCCGCGGACGGCATGGTCGAGACCACCCCGCGGATGTTCGGTTTCCAGGCGGCGGGCGCGGCTCCGCTGGTGCACGGCGAGCCGGTGTCCACCCCGGAGACCGTGGCCACCGCGATCCGGGTTGGCAGCCCGGCGTCCTGGGAGCCCGCGGTACGGGCACGCAACGCCAGCGGCGGCCTGTTCGCGGCGGTGACCGACGAGGACATTCTCGCGGCCTACCGGCTGCTGGCCGCCCGCGAGGGGGTGTTCGTGGAGCCCGCCTCCGCGACCAGTGTGGCCGGCCTGCTGGCCACCGCGGCCGATGGCAGGCTGCCGACCGGATCCACCGTGGTCTGCACGGTGACCGGGCACGGCCTCAAGGACCCCGGCACCGCGCTGGAGGGCAATGTGGAGGTGGAACCGCTGGCGGTGGACCCGCGCGCCGTGGCGGCCGCGCTGGAGCTCTCATGA
- the lysA gene encoding diaminopimelate decarboxylase, with amino-acid sequence MCAHPAGPRHAEVFPHADRAGFPPSSADELDRLYPKVWPRNAFRAPDGVVRIAGVDVRELATTYGTPLFVVDEADFKSRCAEYAEAFDDPSLVHYAAKAFLSTEVAKWIKGQGLSLDVCSGGELAIAQRAEFPAERITFHGNNKSVAELETAIESGVGTVVLDSFFEIARLADVAARHGIVQPVLIRVTVGVEAHTHEFIATAHEDQKFGFSLAAGDAAEAVRRVLNAPSLRLIGLHSHIGSQIFDPDGFEVAARRVIGLIAELGKEHGNELVEQLSLVDLGGGFGIAYTERDNPPPPAQMVTQIREIVRKECEFAGLPVPRIAGEPGRAIAGPGTVTLYEIGTVKDVALGDDQFRRYVSVDGGMSDNLRTALYDAAYDCRVVSRSSGEGQPEQASAVLSRVVGKHCESGDIVVRDCWLPDTLAPGDLLAVAATGAYCYSMASNYNRQPRPAVVAVRNGGARLLLRRETNEDLLRLEVS; translated from the coding sequence ATGTGCGCTCACCCCGCGGGGCCTCGGCATGCCGAGGTGTTCCCGCACGCCGACCGGGCCGGTTTCCCGCCGTCCTCCGCGGACGAGCTGGACCGGCTGTATCCCAAGGTATGGCCCCGTAACGCCTTCCGCGCCCCGGACGGGGTGGTGCGGATCGCGGGCGTCGACGTCCGCGAGCTGGCGACCACCTACGGGACGCCGCTCTTCGTGGTGGACGAGGCCGACTTCAAGTCGCGTTGTGCCGAGTACGCCGAGGCCTTCGACGATCCGAGCCTGGTGCACTACGCGGCCAAGGCCTTCCTCTCCACCGAAGTGGCGAAGTGGATCAAGGGCCAGGGTCTGAGCCTGGATGTGTGCAGCGGCGGAGAGCTGGCGATCGCCCAGCGGGCCGAGTTCCCGGCGGAGCGGATCACCTTCCACGGCAACAACAAGTCCGTCGCGGAGCTGGAGACGGCGATCGAGAGCGGGGTGGGCACGGTGGTGCTCGACTCCTTCTTCGAGATCGCGAGGCTGGCCGATGTCGCCGCGCGGCACGGCATTGTGCAACCGGTGCTGATCAGGGTGACCGTGGGGGTGGAGGCGCACACCCACGAGTTCATCGCCACCGCGCACGAGGACCAGAAGTTCGGCTTCTCGCTGGCCGCGGGGGACGCGGCCGAGGCCGTGCGCAGGGTGCTGAACGCGCCATCGCTGCGGCTGATCGGGCTACACAGCCACATCGGCTCGCAGATCTTCGACCCGGACGGCTTCGAGGTGGCCGCCCGCAGGGTGATCGGGCTGATCGCCGAGCTCGGCAAGGAACACGGCAACGAGCTGGTCGAACAGCTGTCCCTTGTGGACCTCGGCGGTGGGTTCGGGATCGCCTACACCGAGCGGGACAACCCGCCACCGCCCGCGCAGATGGTCACCCAGATCAGGGAGATCGTGCGCAAGGAGTGCGAGTTCGCCGGGCTCCCGGTGCCCAGGATCGCGGGTGAGCCGGGGCGGGCCATCGCCGGACCCGGCACGGTGACGCTGTACGAGATCGGCACCGTCAAGGACGTCGCACTCGGCGACGACCAGTTCCGCCGGTACGTCAGCGTGGACGGCGGGATGAGCGACAACCTGCGGACCGCGCTGTACGACGCGGCCTACGACTGCAGGGTGGTCTCCCGCTCCTCCGGCGAAGGGCAACCGGAGCAGGCTTCCGCCGTGCTGTCCCGCGTGGTGGGAAAACACTGTGAATCCGGCGACATCGTGGTCCGCGACTGCTGGCTTCCGGACACCCTGGCACCCGGCGACCTGCTCGCCGTTGCGGCCACCGGGGCGTACTGCTACTCGATGGCCAGCAACTACAACCGGCAGCCGCGGCCGGCGGTGGTCGCCGTGCGTAACGGTGGCGCCCGCCTGCTGCTGCGCCGGGAGACCAACGAGGATCTGCTGCGCCTGGAGGTTTCGTGA
- the argS gene encoding arginine--tRNA ligase has translation MTPAALADLVRTSAVTVLAARGLDHTVLPETVTIERPRNPEHGDYATNLALQVAKKVGLAPRELAEALAAELAGAEGVAGAEVAGPGFLNLRLAADAQGELVRQVLAAGRRYGTGDALAGRKVNLEFVSANPTGPVHLGGTRWAAVGDALGRVLAAQGAEVTREYYFNDAGAQIDRFVDSLIAAAKGEPAPEDGYAGTYISDIAAEVIRAEPSALSLPEDERHEVFRRLGIEQMFDEIKKSLHEFGTDFDVFFQEDSLHASGAVEREVEQLKESGSLYLADGAWWLRSTEHGDDKDRVVIKTDGVPAYIAGDIAYLRNKRDRGFDLCIYMLGADHHGYIARLKAAAAAIGDDPDVVEVLIGQMVNLVSDGKPVRMSKRAGTVITIEDLVEAVGVDAARYELTRYSVDSTLDVDLDLLRKHTNENPVFYVQYAHARLASLQRNAAELGLSSAADADVSLLTHPREGDLIRTIGEFPTVLRRAAELREPHRVARYLEALASAYHKFYDVARVLPQGDEEATPLTYARLTLCEAARQVLANGLALLGVSAPERM, from the coding sequence GTGACTCCCGCCGCCCTCGCTGACCTGGTCCGGACATCCGCCGTGACGGTACTGGCCGCACGTGGTCTCGACCACACCGTGCTGCCGGAAACCGTGACGATCGAACGTCCGCGCAATCCCGAGCACGGAGACTACGCGACCAACCTGGCGTTGCAGGTAGCGAAGAAAGTAGGACTCGCCCCGCGCGAGCTCGCCGAGGCGCTGGCGGCGGAGCTCGCCGGTGCCGAGGGCGTGGCGGGCGCCGAGGTCGCGGGTCCCGGCTTCCTGAACCTGCGGCTGGCCGCCGACGCCCAGGGCGAGCTCGTGCGCCAGGTGCTCGCCGCGGGCCGGCGTTACGGCACCGGGGACGCGCTGGCCGGCCGGAAGGTCAACCTGGAGTTCGTCTCGGCGAACCCGACCGGGCCGGTGCACCTCGGCGGGACCCGCTGGGCCGCGGTCGGCGACGCCCTCGGGCGTGTCCTTGCCGCCCAGGGGGCCGAGGTGACCAGGGAGTATTACTTCAACGACGCCGGAGCGCAGATCGACCGGTTCGTCGACTCACTGATCGCCGCCGCCAAGGGCGAGCCCGCGCCGGAGGACGGCTATGCGGGCACCTACATCAGCGATATCGCCGCCGAAGTCATCCGCGCGGAGCCGAGCGCGCTCTCGCTGCCCGAGGACGAGCGGCACGAGGTGTTCCGCCGCCTCGGCATCGAGCAGATGTTCGACGAGATCAAGAAGAGCCTGCACGAGTTCGGCACCGACTTCGACGTGTTCTTCCAGGAGGACTCGCTGCACGCCTCCGGGGCGGTGGAGCGGGAGGTCGAGCAGCTCAAGGAGTCCGGCAGCCTCTACCTCGCCGACGGCGCCTGGTGGCTGCGCAGCACCGAGCACGGGGACGACAAGGACCGGGTGGTCATCAAGACCGACGGGGTTCCGGCCTATATCGCCGGTGATATCGCCTACCTGCGGAACAAGCGCGACCGCGGTTTCGACCTGTGCATCTACATGCTGGGCGCGGACCACCACGGCTACATCGCCCGGCTGAAGGCCGCCGCGGCCGCGATCGGGGACGACCCGGACGTGGTCGAGGTCCTGATCGGGCAGATGGTGAACCTGGTCAGCGACGGCAAGCCGGTGCGGATGAGCAAACGCGCCGGCACCGTGATCACCATCGAGGACCTGGTCGAGGCCGTCGGGGTGGACGCCGCGCGCTACGAGCTGACCCGCTACTCGGTGGACTCCACCCTGGACGTCGACCTCGACCTGCTGCGCAAGCACACCAACGAGAACCCGGTGTTCTACGTGCAGTACGCGCATGCCCGGCTTGCCTCACTGCAGCGCAACGCCGCCGAACTCGGGCTGTCATCCGCCGCGGACGCGGACGTCAGCCTGCTCACCCACCCGCGGGAGGGTGACCTCATCCGCACGATCGGGGAGTTCCCCACCGTGCTGCGCAGGGCGGCCGAGCTGCGTGAACCGCACCGGGTCGCCCGCTACCTCGAAGCGCTCGCGTCGGCATACCACAAGTTCTACGACGTGGCGCGCGTCCTGCCACAGGGCGACGAGGAGGCAACCCCGCTGACCTACGCCCGGCTCACGCTGTGCGAAGCCGCGAGGCAGGTGCTGGCCAACGGCCTCGCGCTGCTCGGCGTCTCGGCCCCGGAACGGATGTAA
- a CDS encoding DUF305 domain-containing protein, which yields MAGESTEAPEPAGAGGQREQATWPRVVIFGAAALAVLLVGATIGLLIGRSAGEEPAAQPAAGSVEVGFAQDMSVHHIQAVTMSNWVRDHSTDERIRQLAFDIGSTQLEQIGRMKGWLMLWGQPEQPLGEHMTWMPQHGEHGGNHGGSGGGHDADHASTMAGKPPMPGMATNDELAKMRSLSGEELDVYFLQLMLRHHEGGTEMAQYTLDNTDLPAVRALTRSMLESQGNEIDLMTNLLAERDAEPLPFP from the coding sequence ATGGCAGGCGAATCCACCGAGGCCCCGGAGCCCGCCGGGGCCGGGGGGCAGCGGGAGCAGGCCACCTGGCCGCGGGTGGTGATCTTCGGCGCGGCCGCGCTCGCCGTCCTGCTGGTGGGTGCGACGATCGGTCTGCTGATCGGCAGGTCGGCAGGCGAGGAACCGGCCGCGCAGCCCGCCGCGGGCTCGGTCGAGGTCGGCTTCGCGCAGGACATGTCGGTGCACCACATCCAGGCCGTGACGATGTCGAACTGGGTGCGCGACCACAGCACCGACGAGCGCATCCGGCAGCTCGCCTTCGACATCGGCAGCACCCAGCTGGAGCAGATCGGCAGGATGAAGGGCTGGCTGATGCTCTGGGGCCAGCCGGAGCAGCCCCTCGGCGAGCACATGACGTGGATGCCGCAGCACGGTGAGCACGGCGGGAACCACGGTGGTTCCGGCGGTGGCCATGACGCGGACCACGCGAGCACTATGGCGGGCAAACCGCCGATGCCGGGGATGGCCACCAATGACGAGCTGGCCAAGATGCGCTCGCTGTCCGGGGAGGAGCTGGACGTCTACTTCCTCCAGCTGATGCTGCGCCACCATGAGGGCGGCACCGAGATGGCCCAGTACACCCTGGACAACACCGACCTGCCCGCGGTGCGGGCGCTCACCCGCAGCATGCTGGAGTCGCAGGGTAACGAGATCGACCTGATGACCAACCTGCTGGCCGAACGCGACGCCGAACCCCTCCCCTTCCCCTGA